The Sorangiineae bacterium MSr11954 DNA segment TCTTTTCCGACACTGGCCACGTCGCGCGAAGCCATGTCCGATGGGCGCAGAAAGGACCGAGCGATATGACGACCTCGACCCACACCCCCTTGCGCAGCGTCCACCAGGACGATCCACTCGACGATTTCGAACACCGCCCCATCACCTTGCTGGACCAGACGCGAAAGGTCTACTGCGCCGGCTCCGGACCCGCCGTCATCGTGATGAGCGAGATGCCCGGCATCAGCCCGCGCGTTGCTCGCTTCGCGCGTTGGGTGCGCGATGCGGGGTTCACCGTGTGGATGCCGAGCCTCTTTGGCCGCGACGGCGCCCTCCCCACCGCGAAGGAAGGCCGCGCCGTCTTCGAGCGCGCGTGCATCAGCAAGGAGTTTCGCGCGTTCGCCGCGAACGAATCGAGCCCCATCACGGCGTGGTTGCGCGCGCTCGCCGCCCATGCGCACGCCGTATGCGGCGGTCCGGGGGTGGGCGCCATCGGCATGTGCTTCACCGGCAACTTCGCGCTCTCGATGATGCTGGAGAAGGCGGTGCTCGCCCCCGTGCTGGCGCAACCTTCGCTGCCATTTGGCGATCCTGCGGGGATGCACATCGCCCCCGACGAGCTCGCGCGCGTGCGGCAGCGGCTGGAGCGCGAGGATCTGACCGTCCTCGCCTATCGCTTCGAAGGTGACTCCTTTTGCCGCGCGGAGCGCTTCGCCGCCTACCAGCGGGCGCTCGGCGACCGATTTCTCGGGCGCGTGCTCCCCGACAGCGGCGCGGGCCCCCAATCCGAGCGCCCCGACGATTTCTTCCGCCATTACGTCCCGACGCCCCACAGCGTGCTCACCGTCCACCTCGTCGACGCGGAGGGTGAGCCCACCGCCTCCGCGCGCGACGAGATTCTGGCGTTCTTTCGGCGCCGGCTCGCGGTGGAAAATCACGAGCACCCTTGACCCTCACGCGGCGAGAGGGTGCATCTACCGATGCATGTACAAAATTGGACAGCTCGCGCGCCTCGCGCACATCAGCGTGCGCGCGCTCCACCACTACGACGATATCGACCTCGTCCGGCCCTCGGGCCGCAGCGAGTCCGGCTATCGGCTCTATACGGAGCGCGACCTGGAGCGTTTGCAGCAAGTGCTCTTCTTCCGCGAGCTCGGCTTCCCGCTCGAGCGCATCGCGCGCATCCTCGCGGACCCCACCTTCGATCGGCGCGCCGCCCTGATCGAGCAGCGCGCCCGCCTCACGGCCGACGCCGAGCGCACGCGGGCGCTGATCGAGCTCGTCGACCGCACCCTCTCGACGATGGACGAAGGCGCCCCCATGAAACCGGAGGACATGTTCGAAGGGTTCGATCCCTCGAAGTACGAAGAGGAGGCCAAAGCCCGCTGGGGCCACACCGAGGCCTACGCCCAGAGCCTCGAACGCGCCAGGAGCTATGGCCAAGCGGACTGGCAGACGATCCACGCGGAGGCCGCGGCCACCACGCGCGCCTTCGCGGAGCTGTTCCAATCCGGCGTGTCCTCGGGCGACCCGCGCGCCATGGATCTGGCCGAGCAACATCGCCAGCACATCGATCGATGGTTCTATGCGTGCTCGTACGCGATGCACGTGGGGTTGGGGCGAATGTACGTGGCCGACGCGCGCTTCGCGGCGAGCTACGAGAAATACGCGGCCGGCCTCGCGCAATTCATCGCCGACGCCATACGGTTCAACGCTTCGCGTTATGGGGAAGCGTGCGAATGATGCATACGCAAGCGTATCCAATGTCGCGCAAGCGATGACGGATGATGCCCTCGGAGTGCTTGACAGCCAGGGTGGTGGTCGGTACCGTCCAATTCGTTAGGAAAGTTTCCTAACTAAAGATCCTGCCGCCGTACCAACCCTTTCAAGAGGACGAATGAACATGAATTCTCGCCTCCTCCGGCCTCGATCGAGCAAGTGGCTCCTGGCCGCGATCGCATCCATCACGGCTGGGGCCCTATGGCAACCGCCCCGAGCCAACGCCCAACCCTCGCGCACCGCGGAAGCCCTGGGCGATCATCCGTTCGTGCTCGCCGCGGCGGGCGACATCGCAGATCGATGTACGGCGAGCAGCTCCAAGTGCGTGCACGTCAAGACGGCCGCGCTGGTGGACGCGATCCAACCCGCCGCCGTGATCACCATGGGCGACAATCAATACGACGACGCGCACTATTCGGATTTCAAAAATTACTTCGACAAGACGTGGGGGCGGTTCAAGAGCATCATGCACCCGGTCCCCGGCAACCACGAGACGTACGACGACACTCCGCTGGCCGGCTACAAGAAGTACTTTGGCTCGATCGCCACGCCCAACGGGAAGGTCTATTACAGTTGGGATATGGGCAATTGGCACTTCATCGCCCTCGACTCCAACGATTTCGTGCCCCCCGAGCTCGCCCTCTCCGACGACCCTTCGGCGTCCGCCGAGGAGCTGGCCGCCGATCCGCCGCAGTTGAAGTGGCTGAAGCAAGACCTGGCCAAGACCACCAAAGGGTGCGTGGCGGTTTATTACCACCATCCCCGATTCAGCTCCGGCGACCACGGCGACAACAAGGGCCTCGCGGCCGTGTGGTCCACCCTCGTGGCCAACCACGTGGATCTCGTGCTCAATGGCCACGACCACCACTACGAGCGTTTCTATCCTCAGAACGCCGATGGCAAGGTCGACGCGAACGGCCCGGTGCAGATCATCGGCGGCGGCGGCGGGTACAAGCTCTACCCCATTCACTCTCCGCACACGGCCACCGCGAAGCTGCTCGCGACCCACGGCGTGCTCAAACTGAAGATGACCGACACCACGTTCGCCACCGAGCTCATTGGGCTCGACGGTGAGACGCTCGACAGCAGCCCGACCTACACCTGCCATTGATCGAGCGATAGGCCCTCCCATGTACATCGCCGCCCGTCGTGGCTCGGATACGAGCGCGCTCCCGAGGCCGGCCAACGCACTCCGCGCCACGGCGAGCAATGTCGTGGCGCTGGGGCTGGTCAGCCTGGTCACCGATATCTCGTCGGAAATGGTCACGGCGGTTTGGCCGCTCTATCTGGTCTTGGGGCTCGGCCTGACCCCGCTGCAGTTCGGCGCCATCGATGGCTTCTCGTCGGTGGCGACGGTCCTGGTGCGATTGCTCGGCGGCCACCTCGCCGATCGGTGGCAGCGCCTCAAAGCGGTGGCCACCTTCGGTTACGCGCTCTCGGCGATCAGCAAGCTCGGTTGGCTCTTGGCCGGCGCCTCGCCCCTGGCGCTCGGCGCGGTGTCGGCGGCCGACCGGGCAGGCAAGGGGATCCGCACGGCGCCGCGCGACGCCCTGATCGCCTCGAGCAGCACTCCGGAAACGTTGGGCCGCTCGTTCGGCGTGCACCGCGCGATGGATACGGTGGGCGCCTTTCTCGGGCCGTTCGCGGCCATGGGCGTTCTGAAGGCCAGCTTTGGCAGTTACGACGCCGTCTTCGTCGCGAGC contains these protein-coding regions:
- a CDS encoding dienelactone hydrolase family protein, which encodes MTTSTHTPLRSVHQDDPLDDFEHRPITLLDQTRKVYCAGSGPAVIVMSEMPGISPRVARFARWVRDAGFTVWMPSLFGRDGALPTAKEGRAVFERACISKEFRAFAANESSPITAWLRALAAHAHAVCGGPGVGAIGMCFTGNFALSMMLEKAVLAPVLAQPSLPFGDPAGMHIAPDELARVRQRLEREDLTVLAYRFEGDSFCRAERFAAYQRALGDRFLGRVLPDSGAGPQSERPDDFFRHYVPTPHSVLTVHLVDAEGEPTASARDEILAFFRRRLAVENHEHP
- a CDS encoding MerR family transcriptional regulator, whose amino-acid sequence is MYKIGQLARLAHISVRALHHYDDIDLVRPSGRSESGYRLYTERDLERLQQVLFFRELGFPLERIARILADPTFDRRAALIEQRARLTADAERTRALIELVDRTLSTMDEGAPMKPEDMFEGFDPSKYEEEAKARWGHTEAYAQSLERARSYGQADWQTIHAEAAATTRAFAELFQSGVSSGDPRAMDLAEQHRQHIDRWFYACSYAMHVGLGRMYVADARFAASYEKYAAGLAQFIADAIRFNASRYGEACE
- a CDS encoding metallophosphoesterase, producing the protein MNSRLLRPRSSKWLLAAIASITAGALWQPPRANAQPSRTAEALGDHPFVLAAAGDIADRCTASSSKCVHVKTAALVDAIQPAAVITMGDNQYDDAHYSDFKNYFDKTWGRFKSIMHPVPGNHETYDDTPLAGYKKYFGSIATPNGKVYYSWDMGNWHFIALDSNDFVPPELALSDDPSASAEELAADPPQLKWLKQDLAKTTKGCVAVYYHHPRFSSGDHGDNKGLAAVWSTLVANHVDLVLNGHDHHYERFYPQNADGKVDANGPVQIIGGGGGYKLYPIHSPHTATAKLLATHGVLKLKMTDTTFATELIGLDGETLDSSPTYTCH